In Microbacterium lushaniae, the following are encoded in one genomic region:
- a CDS encoding glycosyltransferase: MHVVMFGDQHVESSGGAQVSMRLQRRFLERAGHTVTIVAPRMHARATPDAAYVDLPSLPVTLDREYSMSLPGARTDRFVDAAMSRRPPVDVVHVQADFWGALIGHRFARRHGLPVVHTMHNRVDVGIAAVAPFPAVVLRVLNAWARRVLGVSSRAPGSGSDGWSYLRLLAGGVDAVTAPSAHFARRLETHGVYPTVDVVWNGIDDDVLDAAATPPAGRAPGRPRLVWVGRMSAEKRLLPFLEAVAVSGITADVEVIGGGGQARAARRLVRRRRPAASVVFTGRLPYPETLRRIAAADAVVQTSIGFETQGMTVFEAASLGTPAVVSDADIAGELGSGAWTVADASATALAATLRQAADDITSGTAPAPEARIRELFRQSSRTAAMVEVYQRAIAGRSVRGRG; the protein is encoded by the coding sequence GTGCACGTCGTGATGTTCGGCGACCAGCACGTCGAGTCATCCGGTGGCGCGCAGGTGTCGATGCGCCTGCAGCGCCGTTTCCTCGAGCGCGCCGGACACACCGTCACGATCGTCGCCCCGCGGATGCACGCACGCGCCACCCCTGACGCGGCCTACGTCGACCTGCCCTCGCTCCCGGTCACGCTCGACCGGGAGTATTCGATGAGCCTTCCCGGTGCCCGCACCGACCGATTCGTGGATGCGGCGATGTCACGCCGCCCGCCGGTGGACGTCGTGCACGTGCAGGCGGACTTCTGGGGCGCCCTCATCGGGCACCGCTTCGCCCGCCGCCACGGCCTGCCGGTCGTGCACACGATGCACAACCGGGTCGACGTCGGGATCGCCGCCGTCGCTCCCTTCCCCGCCGTCGTCCTGCGCGTGCTCAACGCGTGGGCGCGACGCGTGCTCGGGGTCAGCTCCCGTGCGCCGGGCTCCGGCTCCGACGGCTGGTCGTATCTGCGGCTCCTCGCCGGCGGAGTCGACGCGGTGACGGCCCCTTCTGCGCACTTCGCCCGTCGGCTCGAGACGCACGGGGTCTACCCCACCGTCGACGTCGTGTGGAACGGCATCGACGACGACGTGCTCGACGCCGCCGCGACGCCACCGGCCGGGCGCGCTCCTGGCCGCCCGCGGCTGGTGTGGGTGGGCCGGATGAGCGCGGAGAAGAGGCTCCTGCCCTTCCTCGAGGCTGTCGCCGTCTCCGGCATCACCGCCGACGTCGAGGTCATCGGAGGGGGCGGTCAGGCGCGGGCGGCGCGCCGGCTCGTGCGTCGGCGCCGCCCCGCCGCATCCGTCGTCTTCACCGGCCGCCTGCCCTACCCCGAGACCCTGCGGCGGATCGCCGCGGCGGATGCGGTGGTGCAGACCTCGATCGGATTCGAGACGCAGGGCATGACGGTGTTCGAGGCGGCGTCGCTGGGCACCCCGGCCGTTGTGAGCGACGCCGACATCGCCGGCGAGCTCGGCTCGGGCGCGTGGACGGTCGCGGATGCGTCGGCGACGGCTCTGGCCGCGACTCTCCGGCAGGCCGCCGACGACATCACCTCCGGCACGGCCCCCGCGCCCGAGGCGCGGATCCGGGAGCTGTTCCGCCAGTCCTCCCGCACGGCAGCGATGGTGGAGGTCTACCAGCGGGCCATCGCCGGACGCAGCGTCAGAGGAAGAGGCTGA
- a CDS encoding M28 family peptidase yields the protein MSFTKRRLAAVIAAAAMVGAGGIATPAFAARDADTVETLTKAVKVNNVLRHLKHFQRIADSYGDRAAGRPGYEASVDYVVKQLERAGYAPEVQEFPFTYTEENSALSRQDPATTWAEGTDFLRNSFDTGSPEGSATGALVPVDLVTPFPADGSSTSGCEPEDFTGFPVGGIALVQRGTCDFSLKALNAQNAGAAGVIVANDGRPGLVGMIGDATGLTIPAVFASSPVGEDLASTPGAIVTVTVDYFAEERTTYNVLAETGTGDDSNVVMAGAHLDSVQDGAGINDNGTGSAGLLETAIQMKRVKPTNTVRFAWWGAEEEGLLGSEYYVANLAEEQLGQIALYLNFDMIGSPNYFTGVYDGDNSGGTAEPGFIPPGSAEIEDVFEQFYTSKDLPYQDTDFSGRSDYGPFIAVGIPAGGLFTGAEEIKTEEEAARYGGLAGVAYDPCYHQPCDNLTGQGADRTLYKQLERAYRHQLKGNVNRIALDVNSDALAAAVITFAFDTSTVEGADADALRQKAAGAPVDLDALRDRATQ from the coding sequence ATGTCGTTCACGAAGCGCAGACTGGCCGCCGTGATCGCGGCGGCGGCGATGGTGGGTGCGGGCGGGATCGCCACTCCGGCGTTCGCGGCCCGCGACGCCGACACCGTCGAAACCCTGACCAAAGCCGTCAAGGTCAACAACGTCCTCAGGCACCTGAAGCATTTCCAGCGGATCGCCGACTCCTATGGCGACCGGGCCGCCGGGCGCCCCGGCTACGAGGCATCCGTCGACTATGTCGTGAAGCAGCTCGAGCGGGCCGGCTACGCCCCCGAGGTGCAGGAGTTCCCCTTCACCTATACGGAGGAGAACAGCGCCCTCAGCCGCCAGGATCCGGCGACGACGTGGGCGGAGGGCACCGACTTCCTGCGCAACTCGTTCGACACCGGCAGCCCGGAGGGGTCGGCCACCGGCGCCCTCGTCCCCGTCGACCTCGTGACCCCCTTCCCGGCCGACGGCTCGAGCACGAGCGGTTGCGAACCGGAGGACTTCACCGGCTTCCCCGTCGGGGGCATCGCCCTCGTGCAGCGCGGAACGTGCGATTTCTCGCTCAAGGCGCTCAACGCCCAGAACGCCGGCGCGGCGGGCGTCATCGTCGCCAACGACGGCCGGCCGGGCTTGGTCGGCATGATCGGCGACGCGACCGGTCTCACCATCCCCGCGGTGTTCGCGTCCTCTCCCGTGGGCGAGGATCTCGCGTCCACGCCCGGCGCGATCGTGACGGTCACGGTGGACTACTTCGCCGAGGAGCGCACGACGTACAACGTGCTCGCCGAGACGGGCACCGGCGATGACTCGAACGTCGTGATGGCCGGCGCGCACCTGGACAGCGTGCAGGACGGCGCGGGCATCAACGACAACGGCACCGGCAGCGCGGGCCTGCTGGAGACGGCGATCCAGATGAAGCGGGTCAAGCCGACCAACACCGTGCGGTTCGCGTGGTGGGGCGCCGAGGAGGAGGGCCTGCTCGGTTCGGAGTATTACGTCGCGAATCTCGCCGAGGAGCAGCTCGGTCAGATCGCGCTGTACCTGAACTTCGACATGATCGGCTCGCCGAACTATTTCACCGGCGTGTACGACGGCGACAACTCCGGCGGCACCGCCGAACCGGGCTTCATCCCGCCCGGGTCCGCCGAGATCGAGGACGTCTTCGAGCAGTTCTACACCTCGAAGGACCTCCCCTATCAGGACACCGATTTCTCCGGTCGCTCCGACTACGGCCCGTTCATCGCGGTCGGCATCCCCGCGGGCGGGCTGTTCACCGGCGCCGAGGAGATCAAGACCGAGGAGGAGGCGGCGCGCTACGGCGGCCTCGCCGGCGTCGCGTACGATCCGTGCTACCACCAGCCGTGCGACAACCTCACCGGACAGGGCGCTGATCGCACTCTCTACAAGCAGCTCGAAAGGGCCTACCGGCATCAGTTGAAGGGCAACGTCAACCGCATCGCGCTCGACGTCAACTCCGACGCGCTGGCCGCCGCCGTCATCACGTTCGCGTTCGACACGTCGACGGTGGAGGGCGCCGATGCCGACGCGCTGCGCCAGAAGGCGGCTGGCGCGCCCGTCGACCTCGACGCGCTGCGCGACCGCGCGACGCAGTAG
- a CDS encoding glycosyltransferase — protein sequence MTTPATPDSPDAAPRLTVLVGCDTFAPDINGAARFAERLSAGLVERGHDVHVMAPNTAYRRSRPGTEVVEGQPMTLHRLPSVRWPPHDWLRFVWPWRSKHYARKVLDAVKPDVVHIQSHIVIGRGLAREARKRGIPIVATNHVMAENILDFTTLPDALNQVVVKLAWADAKRTFALTRAVTTPTRKAADFLESTIDIHGVIPVSCGIDRRNYTPRLAPRESNRILFVGRLTSEKGIDVLLNAVAQLDPSLDVTLDIVGGGDQRKNLEHLAEQLGIGGRVTFHGHASEDDLRSLYSRASVFAIASIAELQSIATMEAMASGLPVVAADAVALPHLVHDGENGYLFEPGDAAEMSARLTDVLTADAEEFLRMQQASLDGVMVHDIERTLDTFEALYRGTPLPE from the coding sequence GTGACCACCCCTGCGACGCCTGACAGTCCCGACGCCGCCCCTCGCCTCACCGTCCTGGTGGGCTGCGACACCTTCGCCCCCGACATCAACGGTGCCGCCCGCTTCGCCGAGCGCCTCTCCGCCGGACTCGTCGAGCGCGGCCACGACGTGCACGTCATGGCGCCCAACACCGCGTACCGCCGCTCGCGTCCGGGCACCGAGGTCGTCGAGGGGCAGCCGATGACGCTGCACCGCCTGCCGTCGGTCCGCTGGCCCCCGCACGACTGGCTGCGGTTCGTCTGGCCGTGGCGCTCCAAGCACTACGCACGCAAGGTGCTGGATGCGGTCAAGCCCGACGTCGTGCACATCCAGTCGCACATCGTGATCGGCCGGGGACTGGCCCGCGAGGCGCGCAAGCGGGGCATCCCCATCGTCGCCACCAATCATGTGATGGCCGAGAACATCCTCGACTTCACGACACTGCCCGACGCGCTCAACCAGGTCGTCGTCAAGCTCGCGTGGGCCGACGCGAAGCGCACCTTCGCCCTCACCCGGGCGGTGACGACCCCCACGCGCAAGGCGGCCGACTTCCTCGAGTCGACGATCGACATCCACGGCGTGATCCCGGTGAGCTGCGGCATCGATCGCCGCAACTACACCCCCCGCCTCGCCCCCCGCGAGTCCAACCGCATCCTCTTCGTCGGGCGCCTGACGTCGGAGAAGGGCATCGACGTGCTCCTGAACGCCGTCGCGCAGCTGGATCCGTCGCTGGATGTCACCCTCGACATCGTCGGCGGCGGAGACCAGCGCAAGAACCTCGAGCACCTCGCCGAGCAGCTGGGGATCGGCGGTCGCGTGACCTTCCACGGGCACGCCAGCGAAGACGACCTGCGCTCGCTGTATTCGCGTGCGAGCGTCTTCGCGATCGCCTCGATCGCCGAACTGCAGTCCATCGCGACGATGGAGGCGATGGCTTCGGGTCTGCCGGTGGTCGCCGCCGACGCCGTGGCCCTGCCGCACCTCGTGCACGACGGCGAGAACGGGTACCTGTTCGAGCCGGGCGACGCCGCCGAGATGTCCGCGCGCCTGACCGACGTGCTCACCGCCGATGCGGAGGAGTTCCTGCGCATGCAGCAGGCGTCGCTGGACGGCGTGATGGTGCACGACATCGAGCGCACGCTCGACACGTTCGAGGCCCTGTACCGCGGCACGCCCCTGCCGGAGTAG
- a CDS encoding GlxA family transcriptional regulator → MKTVAVIVQDGFAPFEFGVACEAFGLDRTADGIPNFDFRVVTPDPGAVASKIGFSINVDNDLSFAYEADLVVVSPTPREYWTHVDERVLDVVRQAVAREAWVLSVCSGSFILAAAGVLNGRRATTHWMYAQMMAEMYPGVDVDPDVLYVQDGRIITSAGTAAGLDACLHLLRQELGAEMTNTIARRMVVPPQRDGGQAQFINKPLPVVASLSLAPVSDWMLQNLRADLSVDQLAAKAHMSPRTFARRFKADFGATPAAWLSRQRILHAQRLLEKTDLGLDRIAYESGFGSAAVLRQNFARTLGVTPTAYRSRFRHVAAEQAA, encoded by the coding sequence ATGAAGACCGTCGCGGTGATCGTGCAAGACGGATTCGCCCCGTTCGAATTCGGCGTCGCGTGCGAGGCCTTCGGACTGGATCGGACGGCCGACGGCATCCCCAACTTCGACTTCCGCGTCGTCACCCCCGACCCCGGTGCCGTCGCATCCAAGATCGGTTTCTCGATCAATGTCGACAACGACCTGTCCTTCGCCTACGAGGCCGATCTCGTCGTGGTGTCGCCGACGCCGCGGGAGTACTGGACGCACGTCGACGAACGTGTGCTCGACGTCGTGCGGCAGGCCGTCGCGCGCGAGGCATGGGTGCTCAGCGTGTGCAGCGGATCGTTCATCCTCGCCGCCGCGGGTGTGCTCAACGGGCGCCGGGCGACCACCCACTGGATGTACGCGCAGATGATGGCCGAGATGTACCCCGGCGTCGACGTGGATCCCGATGTGCTGTACGTCCAGGACGGCCGCATCATCACCAGCGCCGGTACGGCTGCGGGCCTCGACGCGTGCCTGCACCTCCTGCGGCAGGAACTGGGTGCGGAGATGACCAACACGATCGCCCGGCGGATGGTCGTCCCGCCGCAGCGCGACGGCGGCCAGGCCCAGTTCATCAACAAGCCGCTTCCCGTGGTGGCCTCGCTGTCGCTCGCGCCGGTCAGTGACTGGATGCTGCAGAACCTCCGCGCCGATCTCTCGGTCGATCAGCTCGCTGCGAAGGCGCACATGTCGCCTCGCACCTTCGCACGCCGGTTCAAGGCCGACTTCGGCGCGACGCCCGCGGCGTGGCTTTCGCGGCAGCGCATCCTGCACGCGCAGCGGCTGCTGGAGAAGACCGACCTGGGCCTGGACCGGATCGCGTACGAGAGCGGCTTCGGTTCGGCGGCGGTACTGCGGCAGAACTTCGCCCGCACCCTCGGTGTCACCCCCACGGCATACCGGTCCCGCTTCCGGCACGTGGCTGCGGAACAGGCCGCCTGA